In Neoarius graeffei isolate fNeoGra1 chromosome 15, fNeoGra1.pri, whole genome shotgun sequence, a single genomic region encodes these proteins:
- the nmur1a gene encoding LOW QUALITY PROTEIN: neuromedin-U receptor 1 (The sequence of the model RefSeq protein was modified relative to this genomic sequence to represent the inferred CDS: inserted 1 base in 1 codon; substituted 2 bases at 2 genomic stop codons) has translation MSKPNCSSEVLSCAQELLCNSTFSLNLSEMEMEDYCLSLDDXLEKYLGPRRAPVFLPVCITYLLIFSMGAVGNTLTCAVITRHPVMHTPTNFYLFSLAVSNLLVLILGMPLELYELWSNYPFLLRKSGRYFRTFLFETVCFTSVLNVTVLSVECYIAIVHLLRAKCMVTCTHAKRVIICVWIVSMICALPNASLHGIVMLPKPRGHGEGHELSSAMCTLVKPHWIXNLIIHISTLIFFILPMLTISTLYLLIGIQLKREMLQAKXCEKNGYRNGSVCTRQPRTRKQQVTKMLCEENRNTLSIFTLL, from the exons ATGTCCAAACCAAACTGCTCATCTGAGGTGCTGAGCTGTGCTCAGGAATTACTGTGTAACTCCACCTTCTCATTAAACCTGAGTGAAATGGAGATGGAGGATTATTGCCTGAGCCTGGATGATTAACTGGAGAAGTACCTGGGTCCTCGGCGTGCCCCCGTCTTCCTGCCTGTGTGCATCACTTACCTGCTGATCTTCAGCATGGGAGCAGTGGGGAACACGCTTACCTGCGCTGTGATCACACGCCACCCAGTCATGCACACACCCACCAACTTCTACCTGTTCAGTCTGGCCGTGTCCAACCTGCTGGTGCTCATTCTCGGCATGCCGCTGGAGCTCTATGAACTGTGGAGTAACTACCCCTTCCTGCTCAGGAAGAGTGGCCGCTACTTCAGAACCTTCCTGTTTGAGACGGTGTGTTTCACCTCCGTGTTGAACGTGACAGTGCTCAGTGTGGAGTGCTACATTGCCATCGTGCACCTACTGAGGGCAAAATGTATGGTGACATGCACCCATGCCAAGCGTGTAATCATCTGTGTTTGGATTGTATCCATGATTTGTGCACTGCCCAATGCGAGCCTGCATGGAATTGTAATGTTGCCAAAACCCCGTGGGCATGGAGAGGGGCACGAGTTGAGCTCAGCTATGTGCACACTGGTGAAACCACACTGGATCTAGAACCTGATTATACATATCAGCACACTCATCTTCTTCATCCTGCCCATGTTGACCATCAGCACACTCTACCTGCTCATTGGCATCCAGCTGAAGAGGGAGATGCTGCAGGCTA GCTGTGAGAAAAATGGCTACAGAAACGGCAGTGTGTGTACTCGACAGCCACGAACACGAAAACAACAGGTCACCAAGATGCTGTGTGAGGAAAACAGAAACACTCTGAGCATTTTTACTCTCTTGTAG